In Candidatus Hydrogenedentota bacterium, the genomic stretch AGTCTTTCCTGCTTGGGGGTGTCGATCCCATAGTAGCAGGAACTGATGATAGGCGGGCAACTGATTCGGAAATGTACTTCCTTCACGCCGCATTTCCAGAGCAGCGTGATGATCTTGCGGGCGGTGGTTCCGCGCACTATCGAGTCGTCTACCAGGACGATGCGTTTCCCCTGAATGGCGCTTCGGGCCGGGTTCAGCTTGATTTTCACGCCGAAGTCGCGAATGCGCTGGTCGGGCTCGATGAACGTGCGCCCGACATAGTGATTCCGGATGAACCCCATGTCGAAAGGAATCCTGGACTCGTGTGAATAGCCCAGGGCCGCCTGGTTCGACGAGTCCGGAACGGCCATGACGAGATCGGCCTCGACAGGACGGATTCTGGCCAGATTGCGTCCCAACTGTTTGCGCACCTCATCGACGCTTCTGCCGAATATCGTGCTGTCGGGACGCGCGACATAGACGAATTCAAAGATGCACGCGCGGGTTCTCTCTGGTGCAAAGGGTTTTATGGACTCGATGCCTTTGCGCGTCATGACCAGCACCTCGCCGGGCTCTATCTCGCGCACCCATTCGGCATCAATAATGTCCAGGGCGCAGGTTTCACTGGCCACCACGTGTGCGTCTCCCAGGCGGCCGAGCCACAGGGGGCGGAACCCGAACGGGTCGCGGGCGACCACGAGCATCTCTCCATTGGTAGCCAGAATCGAGTACGCGCCGGACACTTGTTTCAAGGCTTCAATGACACCGTCCGCGAAACGCTCTTTCTGCGACCGGGCAATCAGGTGAATGACGACGCCCGTGTCTGAGCTGGAATGGAAGATGGCTCCCTGGTCTTCAAGTTGTTCGCGGAGGCGTGCCGCGTTCACAAGATTTCCGTTGTGGCAGACGGCCATGGACCCGCGCGAGTAATCCGCCAGAAGAGGCTGTACGTTCTTCAATTCGCTGGTGCCGAAGGTCGAATAGCGCACGTGGCCAATTGCGATATCTCCGGTCAGATTGGCTAAGCGGTGGGGCTTGAACACGTCTGACACGAGGCCTACCCCGCGATGGGCGCGCAGGGTCTCGCCATCGCAACTCACGATGCCCGCGCCTTCCTGGCCGCGGTGCTGCAAAGCGTATAGCCCCAAGTAAGTCAGTGTTGTTGCTTCGGGGTTCCCGAACACGCCAAAGATGCCGCACTCGTGGCCTGGCGATTCCGTCAAACGGTGGGAATGGTCTGTGTCGGCAGACTCTTGAGGTTCGTCATCACAAGTACCTTGGGTCATCTTAGAAGTCGTCCCTGCCGGTTAGTTTTCTGTACGCTTCCACATATTTCTCACGCGTTTTCGCGACAACGTCATCGGGCAAAGCGGGGGGGGGCGAGTCTTTGTCCCAGCCCGTGGCCTCGAGCCAGTCACGCACGAACTGCTTGTCGTAACTGGGCTGTCCGCGCCCCGGCTCGTACTGATCCGCAGGCCAGTACCTGGAAGAGTCTGGCGTCAATGCCTCGTCGGCGAGCATCAACTCGTCCTCATAGAGGCCAAATTCGAACTTGGTGTCGCAAAGAATGATGCCCTTCGATTCGGCTATCTCGCGGGCGTGAAGGTAAATCGCGATGCCTTTCGCAGCGGCGTCTTCCGCCCATTTCCGGCCAATGATCTCCCCCGCTTCCTCCGGATGGATATTGATGTCGTGTCCGTCGCTGGCCTTCGTCGCCGGGGTAAAGATCGGATGCTCCAATCTGCTGGATTCCTGCAAGCCCTTGGGCAGGGGCATGCCGCAAACCGTTCCGTGGTCGCGATATTCTTTCCATCCACTTCCTGCCAGATAGCCGCGAATCACAAATTCAACGGGGAACATCTGGCATTTGTGCACGAGCATCGAGCGTCCTTCAAACTGCTCCGGTGATTTCTGGAACTCATCCGGAAAATCACGCAAGTCGCTGGAAACAAGATGGTTGCGGCACAATTCCCGCGTCATGTCAAACCAGTACAGGGACATCTGGGTCAAGATCTTCCCCTTGTCGGGAATGCCAACGGGATTGACCCAGTCAAATGCTGAAATGCGATCCGTTGCCACAATGAGCAACGTGTCGCCCAAATTATAGATATCTCTTACTTTGCCGCGAGAAACCGGTTCCTTCCCCGGTAAATGGGTTTCACAAAGCGCCTCCGCCATCACGATTCTCCCCTTTGTTACCTATGGTATACTTGAAAGAACTCGACGGGATGACCACCATGTATGCTTGGGCAGAGCACCGGCGCAGGCCATGCCGTGGAGTTGCATACGTTGTCTTGGAAAAGGAAGGGCTGAATTGTCCGTGCCCGCACTCAATTCCCTTTTCTTCAGACCTGCCAATTCGCATCCTGTGTCCACCGAATGATACGTGTCAGGAAAGTGCTTGTCAACGGAAAAGCTCAAGAGATTCACGAAGAGGATAGAAGAATTCGAGAATGCAATACGGGGAATGCGGCCTTGATAGGGAGGGCTATCTTTCCTGAAGACCTGGATACCCATCTTGGGCACGCGCCCCCGGGCGTTGCTGATTTGCGACGTTTCAACGGTTGTTGCGAGGTAATTAGTTGACAAAATGGGTGTGAGCCTGAAATTGTTAGACAATAGGGCATTTATTGTGTTACATTCGCACGGGGGTCTTGCGGGGTATACGGGGGTAATGGTTTTCCCGCAAGGAAACTCGTGCCGGGGGAGCTTGTAGCGCGCCTGTCTGTCAAGACCGCGCGCGGAGATAACGAGTATGTCGCTTTTTCAGCAACTTGGTCTGGGGTGGATAATCTGCGGGCTACTGCTGATCCCCTACCTGTGTTGGGGCGTCTACCTTCTGAAGGTGCGATTTCAGCGTCAGGAGGAACTCAGCGTGGCCGGTGAGGCACTCACCTTTCTTGGACTGATCCTGTTTCTGATCATCGAATTCTCTTTCCTCAATCTCTGGCTTCGCAACTCCCCGTTGATACTCATACTCGCGGTGGTCGGTCTTCTGGCTTCCGTGCTTGCCCTTTATGGGCCCATGCTGATCTCTCTAGGTTCGCATATGCTGGTTGACGCGGTGATGCCGTCAGGCGCTCCGCTGAGTCACACGCCAAGATACGGCGCGGCGGAAGGCTTCGAACAGAAGGGCAATTATGAGGCGGCGGCTAGAGAATACATGGCTGTTGCCCGTATGTTTCCGAAAGAGGCCAAGGCTTCATTGCGTGCCGGCGACAATCTGATGAAACTGGACCGGCCCGAAGAGGCAGTACTCTGGTTGAGACGGGGGCTGAATTGCATTTCCGATGCGGAGGAATCCCTGCGGGTGGTCAATCGCATCGCTGAAATTTACCTTCGGCGTCTCAACCGGTCTGAGGATGCCATAGAAGCCTTCAACGGCTACATCGAGCGCTTCCCTGAATCGGAATACGTGGAAACGGTCAAGAAGCGTTTGGGCCGTCTCGGCGCCCCGAGCGTTTCGCCGGCGGAAGAAGAGCCTGGCGCCCTCCTGCCTGAAGAACGCCCCAATCTCCTGCCGGACGGTCCGTCCTATCTTCCCGACGATTGACCCGCCCGTCCGGTGGGCGCCTGGGCTCGACGTCGACAGCTGTTCATTGTTCTTTTCGGGGGTCTTCGTAACGCGTGGGGATGATAAGTTTGGCGCCGCCGGCATGGCGCGCGATGTCTATGGCGCGCACAACGCGCCCGAAGTCGGCGTTCTCGTCGGCGCGCAAGACGAAGACTGCTTCCGGGTCCTCGGTTAACAACGCAACGATGGATTTCTGCAGGCCGCTTTCATCTACGCGCTGCTGTCCAAAGAAGAAATCGCCCGTGGCCGTTACCGTAATCTCGTGGGAGTCCATTTTCTGTTGGGTGGCACTCTCCGCATGAGGAAGCGTCACGTCGATGCCAAGCTGCTCGCGAAAGGTCGAGGAGACCATGAAGAAGATAAGAAGAATGAACATCATGTCGATAAGCGACGTAATGTTGATAGTGGGCCGCCTTCTGGGACGGTTGCGAAACGCTGAACTCATGCCACTCCTTCATCTGTTCAAGCAATCTGGACGATTGCCAATTCTAGGAATGTTTTCAAGCGAATACAAGTCGTTTCCTCTCATTGAGGCGCCTGAAAAACCTCTGCCAAGCGCATGGCGCAAACGGAGCGCAGCCAGCCAAGAACCTTATGCCGCAAATACCTTGTTTCTGATGGCGTTTTTCGGGAATCGAAAAGGGACATATCCTTTAAGACCGGTTTTTCGGTAAGGTGGCGGGTTCTTAAGCTGTTTTCGGGCAAGGTCTTCGCCCCATTCTTTTTGTCCCTGTCATTTGCGTGGTTTGCAGGGATTCGGGTACACTTTGATATGTGAGAGGGAAGGGAGCCTGACGGGTTCAAACCTGAGGAAGTGGAAGTGCATACCTGTTGTGTTTGTGTTGCCGATAGCGATGAGGGTAGCGCCAGACTGCTGGCGGACGGCCTGAAGCAGAATGAATACGATGTGCGGGTTGTCACCACCGGCGCAGAGGTTTGCCGAGAGTGCCGCAAAGGGGATGTCCAAGTCCTGGTGCTGGATGCGAACATGCCCGATACGGACGGGATTGCTTTAGCGCGGCAGCTTAAGGCCGACCAGAAGACGGCCGGGTTGGTCATATTGACGGCATTGGACAAGACTGCCCAGCAGCGGTTCTCCATCGAAGACGCCCTTGGCGTGGAAGACTACGTGACCAAACCTTACAACCTGCCTATGGTCATGATTCGGATGGAGGCCGCCATTCGTAAGAAATTCGGCACGAGGTGTCTTGACAACTGTGACGATGCTCTGGGCGACACCTCATACACCGATGAACTTACGGGATTGCGCAATCGCCGGTATCTCCTGGAGCGCCTTCAGGAAGAGGTCGAAAAAGCCCATCGGTACAATTTCCCTGTTTCCTGTGTGGTTTTTGACGTGGACGAAGTGGAAGCGCTCGACGATGAACTTGGTTCGGTCTCCCTGGACGACCTTCTGGTGGAACTGGCCATGGCCATGCGGAATCACAGCCGCACATTCGATATTGTGTCGCGGTACGACGGTTCGATGTTCGCGGCCGTGCTGCCTCACGCTGACCTGGATCAGGCCATTCGGTATGCGCACAAGATCCTCGACGAGGTCGAGAACACGACGTTCGCCGACCCCTGTTTTCCTTCGAAAACCCGGTTGAGCGCGGGGATTGTCGCGTGCAAGAATGGCAGTGCTCGGGGCGCAGAAGCGGTATTGGCGGAGGCGATGCAAAGCTTGCTCGCGGCCCAGGGTTCGAACGGCAAACGTGTGAGGGCCCGCACCCTTTCGGAAGGCGGCTAATCGCCCAAGACTCGATGGAGCCGTCTTCTCAGATACTCAAATGTGTCAGGGCCTTTTTGCCGATATCCGTGCG encodes the following:
- a CDS encoding tetratricopeptide repeat protein, which gives rise to MSLFQQLGLGWIICGLLLIPYLCWGVYLLKVRFQRQEELSVAGEALTFLGLILFLIIEFSFLNLWLRNSPLILILAVVGLLASVLALYGPMLISLGSHMLVDAVMPSGAPLSHTPRYGAAEGFEQKGNYEAAAREYMAVARMFPKEAKASLRAGDNLMKLDRPEEAVLWLRRGLNCISDAEESLRVVNRIAEIYLRRLNRSEDAIEAFNGYIERFPESEYVETVKKRLGRLGAPSVSPAEEEPGALLPEERPNLLPDGPSYLPDD
- a CDS encoding phosphoribosylaminoimidazolesuccinocarboxamide synthase, producing MAEALCETHLPGKEPVSRGKVRDIYNLGDTLLIVATDRISAFDWVNPVGIPDKGKILTQMSLYWFDMTRELCRNHLVSSDLRDFPDEFQKSPEQFEGRSMLVHKCQMFPVEFVIRGYLAGSGWKEYRDHGTVCGMPLPKGLQESSRLEHPIFTPATKASDGHDINIHPEEAGEIIGRKWAEDAAAKGIAIYLHAREIAESKGIILCDTKFEFGLYEDELMLADEALTPDSSRYWPADQYEPGRGQPSYDKQFVRDWLEATGWDKDSPPPALPDDVVAKTREKYVEAYRKLTGRDDF
- a CDS encoding biopolymer transporter ExbD, with product MSSAFRNRPRRRPTINITSLIDMMFILLIFFMVSSTFREQLGIDVTLPHAESATQQKMDSHEITVTATGDFFFGQQRVDESGLQKSIVALLTEDPEAVFVLRADENADFGRVVRAIDIARHAGGAKLIIPTRYEDPRKEQ
- the purF gene encoding amidophosphoribosyltransferase, with protein sequence MTQGTCDDEPQESADTDHSHRLTESPGHECGIFGVFGNPEATTLTYLGLYALQHRGQEGAGIVSCDGETLRAHRGVGLVSDVFKPHRLANLTGDIAIGHVRYSTFGTSELKNVQPLLADYSRGSMAVCHNGNLVNAARLREQLEDQGAIFHSSSDTGVVIHLIARSQKERFADGVIEALKQVSGAYSILATNGEMLVVARDPFGFRPLWLGRLGDAHVVASETCALDIIDAEWVREIEPGEVLVMTRKGIESIKPFAPERTRACIFEFVYVARPDSTIFGRSVDEVRKQLGRNLARIRPVEADLVMAVPDSSNQAALGYSHESRIPFDMGFIRNHYVGRTFIEPDQRIRDFGVKIKLNPARSAIQGKRIVLVDDSIVRGTTARKIITLLWKCGVKEVHFRISCPPIISSCYYGIDTPKQERLIAANMPVEQIREFIGVTTLAFNTIPSMVEATEIPQEMFCLACFNSDYPTPTPKDFESTRKVPRHVDRSAEMGALELGHWGPVLPSA
- a CDS encoding diguanylate cyclase, translating into MHTCCVCVADSDEGSARLLADGLKQNEYDVRVVTTGAEVCRECRKGDVQVLVLDANMPDTDGIALARQLKADQKTAGLVILTALDKTAQQRFSIEDALGVEDYVTKPYNLPMVMIRMEAAIRKKFGTRCLDNCDDALGDTSYTDELTGLRNRRYLLERLQEEVEKAHRYNFPVSCVVFDVDEVEALDDELGSVSLDDLLVELAMAMRNHSRTFDIVSRYDGSMFAAVLPHADLDQAIRYAHKILDEVENTTFADPCFPSKTRLSAGIVACKNGSARGAEAVLAEAMQSLLAAQGSNGKRVRARTLSEGG